Proteins found in one Chionomys nivalis chromosome 15, mChiNiv1.1, whole genome shotgun sequence genomic segment:
- the Lhfpl2 gene encoding LHFPL tetraspan subfamily member 2 protein, which produces MCHVIVTCRSMLWTLLSIVVAFAELVAFMSADWLIGKAKTRGAGAEPAGTDSEPYYLGILCIRTPGMQQVPRDTLCGTYAKSFGEIASGFWQATAIFLAMGIFILSVVALVSVFSMCVQSIMKKSIFNVCGLLQGIAGLFLILGLILYPAGWGCQKAIDCGRHASPYKPGDCSLGWAFYTATGGTVLTFICAVFSAQAEIATSSDKVQEEIEEGKNLVCLL; this is translated from the exons ATGTGTCATGTCATTGTCACCTGCCGCTCGATGCTCTGGACCCTCCTGAGTATCGTAGTGGCCTTTGCTGAGCTCGTCGCCTTCATGAGCGCAGACTGGCTGATCGGGAAAGCCAAGACCCGCGGCGCCGGCGCCGAGCCGGCAGGCACTGACTCGGAGCCCTACTACCTGGGCATCCTTTGCATCCGCACGCCGGGCATGCAGCAAGTCCCTCGGGACACACTGTGCGGGACCTACGCCAAGAGCTTTGGGGAGATCGCCAGCGGTTTCTGGCAAGCCACTGCTATTTTCCTGGCCATGGGGATCTTCATTCTCTCTGTGGTGGCCTTGGTGTCCGTCTTCTCGATGTGCGTGCAAAGCATCATGAAGAAAAGCATTTTCAACGTCTGCGGGCTCCTGCAGGGAATTGCAG GTCTCTTCCTCATCCTCGGCCTGATACTCTACCCTGCGGGCTGGGGCTGCCAGAAAGCCATAGACTGTGGGCGGCATGCATCTCCCTACAAACCTGGAGACTGTTCCCTGGGCTGGGCCTTTTATACGGCCACTGGGGGCACGGTGCTCACGTTCATCTGTGCCGTCTTCTCCGCACAAGCAGAGATTGCAACCTCCAGCGACAAAGTccaggaagaaattgaagaggggaAGAACCTGGTCTGCCTGCTGTAG